GACCGTCGGCGGTGGGTTTACGCGTTACCCAGGTTTCTGCAATGGTCTCTTCCAGCAGATGTAAGGTAAAGGCGGGGTTAAAGATATTCAGCCAGCCTTTCATCGGAACCAGTTTTTCCACGACGCCAGTAAAGATCTGCACACATCCACGGTTACCGACAAAAACCATAATCTCGTTGCCATCCTGGCGTGCGGAGTCTAAAAGCTGTGCCAGCGCGCGGTTATCCACTTTACAGGCGAGGTCATCACCGACCAGACGGAAAGCCTGTTGGCGGCTCAGGTTGTGACGTTTCAACAGGGTAAAGAACTGGTGTACATCCGTCATGGCGCGCCATTCTTGATCGACGGTCCCGGCATCGGCGTGAGAGGTATTGACCACCGCTTCTGCAGGTTTCAGCGCCAGTGGCGGGTTATCAGCAAAGATAAAGCGGGTCAGCACATCACCCCATGCAGACATGTCAGTGTTGTCCGTGGTGTATACCTTCAGGAGTGCATCACCCTGATGATCGAAGAACTGAATGCTCTGACGCTCACCGCGTGCAGTGGCTTCGCTGATGTGAAAGACGCTCGCCCATTGGTTAAGGAACAGGCGTAAATCAAGGGCGCGTGGGTTCAGCACCAGACCTGCGTGGCCATTGAGATGCTGATTGGTAAAGCTGCCGACCTGCTCGTGTACGGCATACTCGTTGCGGCAGATGCATTTGGTTTCACCAACGGCTTCGAGCGCACTCAGGATGTCACGAATTTCCCCGTGCAGACGCCACGCATCGTGTCCGACGCGGGAGAATGTCAGCTCAGCTTCACTGATGTTCATCAAACCTGCGATGTCACGCGCGTACTTACCTGGGTTTTCTTCTTTTAGCTCAAGCCAGCGTGTGTAGTGATTCATTGTCTCTTCCTTCCAGATAAATGCCCCGGCGAACCGGGGCGAGGGGTTACCACTGATAACTCACAAAAATCTTACCGTTACGGCCATCCTGCGGAATGCCCTGCGGCGACCAGTACTCTTTGTCGAAGGCGTTACCCAGTACCAGCGTGGTGGTCACGCCTTTGAGCTGCTCTTGCCCCTGGTAACTGACGTAGAAGTCATTTACCGCGTAGCCTGGTTGCTTACTGTAGCTGCTGCTGATGTGCGTTGAGCGATCAACGAACGTACCGATCCAGCCTACGGAGAATCCGCTCTGTGCAACAGGGATATCCAGCTTGCTGGTGACGGTATCCGGGTTAATGCTGGAGATGTACTCACCGGTATCGGTGTCTTTGCCACGCGTGCGGTTGTAAGCCATATCCAGGCTGAACAGGTCAGCGGAGTATTTAGCCATCACATCCCAGCCCCAGATTTTGGCGTTAGGAACGTTATAGGACATGGTGGTTGCCGCTGCAAAGTCGACGGTGGTCGAGATGTAATCTTTAGCTTTCGTGTCGAAGTAGCTGGCTTTGAACTCCAGCGCATCGTTGGCAAGCATCAGATCGTCAAAGCGCAGACCGAAGCCGTACTCTTGCGTTTCGTTAGTTTCCGGACGCAGATTCGGGTTTGGAACCCAGTAGTTGGTATAGAAACGGCCAATAGAGAAGTGTTTTGCGTCGTTATACATCTCACCCATGGTTGGGGCGCGGAACGCCTGAGCGTAAGAGCCGAACAGCATCAACCAGTCTGTTGGGCTAACCGTTACGCCCGCACGGGATGACCACTGGTCTGCATCGACATCATCGTAACCGTCACTGCTGCCGCGATAATTGTCATAGCGCGTGCCGCCAAGGAGAGTAATGGGCAGATCGCGCAATGTGATTTCATCCTGTAACCAGCCAGAACTGAAATCGATTTTGGCGTCCGGGAAGCCAGTAGTCATCCCGCCCTGATTCTGCTCCTGACGGTAATATTCTCCGCCATAGGTCAGCAGGTGTGAGGCGAATGAATCGGTAAACAGGCGCGTGCGGTTTTCAACTTTACCGCCTTTGGTGGTCTGCTTGCGGAACTCGCCAGAACCATCAACATTCTGAGCGTTAATGCGAGCCTCGGACCAGTACACCTTCGCACTGGCGTTCAGCCAGTCATTACCTTCGGGCGCAATGGCGTAGCCCAGCTGTGCATCACGCTGAATGGTGGAGCGATCGGTCATCGGGTTGCTGGTGTCGTCCGCTTCAGACGTCTGTGGGTTTTTTGGCTCCTGGGCATCGTTATTGTAGTAACGCAGCGAGCCACTCAGGGTCTGAGCCGGGTCGATCTTCCAACTGCCTTTGGCCAGCATATTGTTGATAGATTCATCGTTTGGGGCGGTTGTGCCATTACTCTGGCGAATATCACCACGATCGCGGCTTGACCAGGCGACCAGACCATCCAGCGAGTCAGTGCGTCCATACGCGCTAGCGCCCATGCCGATGCTGTGATCGCCGGTCGCGCCTGTGCCAAATACGCGATAACCACTGTTTTTACCCGACTCCAGCAGGTCTTTCGCATCTGCTGTGTCATAAGAGATCACGCCGCCTAATGCGCCGCTACCGTAAAGCAGTGCCGAAGGGCCACGCACGACTTCAATACGTTTGATCAACGCCGGATCCAGGAAGGTACTGTTGAGATGGCCGGTGTCAGTACCCTGACGAACACCATCCACCAGGACCAGGACGCCACGGCGATCGTAACCACGCAGGTTAACATCCTGACCGTTGGTACGACCGGTTCCGTCCAGCGTCAAACCCGGTACTTTACGCAGCAGGTCAGCGGCGGAGCTGGCGGTCTGGTTTTCCGGCGCGGTGGCGTCAATAACGCTCACCATCATCGGGGCTTCAAATGCACTGCGGGCGTTGCCCGTCGCGGTAACGGTTATATCATCTGCGGCAGCAAACGCGACGCCCGGCAGGGTGCTGACAATGGCCAGCGCCAGCAATGATGGACGTAAAGACGCGGAATGCGGGTATGGCATAGCAACTCTCCATTATGAATCGAAAGCGCTGGCTGCCTGGGGATCACCTGGGTGGCTGGCGTATTTTTTTGTTTAGTTTATTTAGTAAGAATGAGTTTTCCGGCATGGGTCTGGCGCAACAGGTACTGCTGGCCGTCATGCTCGATAATCACCCGACCTTCATCGCCCAGCAGAGTTTTGCTGTCAATGCGACGATCGGTAGCGGCGGGGGATGGTGCTGTGTGGTTTTTTGTAGGCGTTGCCGCTGTGTTATCCATACGTGACATAATGTTTACAAATGACAATCAATGTAACAATGATAATCATTATCAATAAAGTTAAATTTCACAGCAAGTCTTTTTGTGAAAAAATTGTGACGGGATCAATTTTGATGTGATTTGTATGGTGTGATGCCTTCGCTTCAACCCCTTCCACGGGCAAGGGAGGAAGAAAAAAACGACAACAAATGTTGCCGTTTTGCATTTACCTTACCAGCCGGAATATGTCTTAAAAACGTGTGTCCACCGCGGTGGCTAGCTTCTCAAGCAGCAATTCACTGTCTTCCCAGTTCAGGCATGGGTCCGTGATCGACTGG
This sequence is a window from Enterobacter sp. RHBSTW-00994. Protein-coding genes within it:
- the chuS gene encoding hematinate-forming heme oxygenase ChuS; this translates as MNHYTRWLELKEENPGKYARDIAGLMNISEAELTFSRVGHDAWRLHGEIRDILSALEAVGETKCICRNEYAVHEQVGSFTNQHLNGHAGLVLNPRALDLRLFLNQWASVFHISEATARGERQSIQFFDHQGDALLKVYTTDNTDMSAWGDVLTRFIFADNPPLALKPAEAVVNTSHADAGTVDQEWRAMTDVHQFFTLLKRHNLSRQQAFRLVGDDLACKVDNRALAQLLDSARQDGNEIMVFVGNRGCVQIFTGVVEKLVPMKGWLNIFNPAFTLHLLEETIAETWVTRKPTADGHVTSLELFAADGTQIAQLYGQRTEGEPEQSQWRSQIDALTPKGLAA
- a CDS encoding TonB-dependent hemoglobin/transferrin/lactoferrin family receptor; translation: MPYPHSASLRPSLLALAIVSTLPGVAFAAADDITVTATGNARSAFEAPMMVSVIDATAPENQTASSAADLLRKVPGLTLDGTGRTNGQDVNLRGYDRRGVLVLVDGVRQGTDTGHLNSTFLDPALIKRIEVVRGPSALLYGSGALGGVISYDTADAKDLLESGKNSGYRVFGTGATGDHSIGMGASAYGRTDSLDGLVAWSSRDRGDIRQSNGTTAPNDESINNMLAKGSWKIDPAQTLSGSLRYYNNDAQEPKNPQTSEADDTSNPMTDRSTIQRDAQLGYAIAPEGNDWLNASAKVYWSEARINAQNVDGSGEFRKQTTKGGKVENRTRLFTDSFASHLLTYGGEYYRQEQNQGGMTTGFPDAKIDFSSGWLQDEITLRDLPITLLGGTRYDNYRGSSDGYDDVDADQWSSRAGVTVSPTDWLMLFGSYAQAFRAPTMGEMYNDAKHFSIGRFYTNYWVPNPNLRPETNETQEYGFGLRFDDLMLANDALEFKASYFDTKAKDYISTTVDFAAATTMSYNVPNAKIWGWDVMAKYSADLFSLDMAYNRTRGKDTDTGEYISSINPDTVTSKLDIPVAQSGFSVGWIGTFVDRSTHISSSYSKQPGYAVNDFYVSYQGQEQLKGVTTTLVLGNAFDKEYWSPQGIPQDGRNGKIFVSYQW
- the hemP gene encoding hemin uptake protein HemP; translated protein: MSRMDNTAATPTKNHTAPSPAATDRRIDSKTLLGDEGRVIIEHDGQQYLLRQTHAGKLILTK